A window of the Zeugodacus cucurbitae isolate PBARC_wt_2022May chromosome 4, idZeuCucr1.2, whole genome shotgun sequence genome harbors these coding sequences:
- the LOC105212294 gene encoding DIS3-like exonuclease 2, with product MDKDCAEEVETQKEKEENVTDKEKVTQNDNGTITNDSIDKQEDDSSSQENLSNEGASESKKAEESVVPQVANDNIPLPCNSEKTITVNSGNKTVKKQGLSKKICNLQEKTKNLRDKLGIHRSKLEHHAAAVTNSPEASQVNDKLAKQTMKSLQVNITNSLNNSIAQLPAKEKNQTLKTAPVQAQYSSRKQLQEKVGDLQEQVEGLHELLNQLTIKNPQLKERVLSLAHRNPKLRQVKLFTTATSLGSNDITATTSRNVQALPTAKQRKESEVSNASTTTSQNNTASTVNDNASTQKGSRKRNQHKRKNKISKDSKNQKSELDSFCKYLNNIVSEYYGPEQKKKAEELEFKGTFDDLESYAQKLVQAGIGRIVEEEIRINRKNNRQSFITMSTDREGAERDGIILLPVARRYAFEGDIVRAFVMNKGLGNTSTSSPSDIIAKEEKKSEGENGSITGGKENSFCLADDEDPFDDTESPDSDVEADVNELDASTVVVPDNCPKSFVISIVKQTPLREIVGTISFKNSTKLNDEISYYKLKAHDMRVPMVYIPVSACTSHITAENQADICGLLYLVRIIETDLNGHCIGELLQPVGKVGNVEAELKAILLHNGLKNIKPFEQHFNEMYAQPDPPISATDLRFREDLREKCVFTIDPLTARDLDDAVSVESVGDDIYEIGVHISDVAHYLQEDSELDNIVKERATSIYLVNEVIHMLPQTLCFKCSLLPGEDKFAFSVFWRINKRGEIIGQPRFTRTVINSCVQLAYEHAQKVIDNPNEDFGTDDFPTICNGFSVQDICPRVAILNTIAQELRQKRYDGGALSINNPKIRFHLDPKTGEALSYELDSRQEANFLIEEFMLLANQSVARFIYDRFPDISILRNHGPPLSKSMKNLRERLNSLGLEFDCSTSKAVYASMQKLCREAKDPEAMDACLSALLTKPMARAKYFCSEGKTGESDLWHYALSIPIYTHFTSPIRRYPDILVHRVLAAALDYCSPPKRTPDELHMLAKICNDQKYNAKNAGDESINLFFKRYIKEKQYITMRAVVTEIYQHLLNVVTIETGHSISINYKMQKVLVDTSNAPAYVLIAERNSKTPPVKLQMFSTIDVKLVIWDDKICGFFVSPDPKQRQINSIELSKKKQQANSSANNSTSENSGSRKQRHTSQRSVQELDENQSQQQEQATTSNGKSKPKQNSNSKKNNDKRV from the exons ATGGATAAGGATTGTGCAGAAGAGGTGGAAACACAGaaggaaaaagaagaaaatgtaaCGGACAAAGAGAAAGTCACCCAGAATGACAATGGTACCATTACCAATGATAGTATTGACAAGCAGGAAGATGATTCCTCCTCACAGGAGAACTTATCCAATGAAGGAGCAAGCGAAAGCAAGAAGGCGGAGGAGTCGGTAGTACCACAGGTTGCAAACGATAATATACCGTTACCTTGCAATTCTGAGAAAACGATTACTGTCAATTCCGGCAATAAAACGGTTAAAAAACAaggtttatcaaaaaaaatctgCAATCTTCaggaaaaaacgaaaaatctaCGTGATAAACTTGGAATCCATCGCAGCAAATTGGAACATCATGCTGCCGCTGTTACGAATTCACCAGAAGCTTCTCAAGTTAACGATAAGTTAGCGAAACAAACCATGAAATCATTACAAGTtaacattacaaattcactaaaTAACAGTATAGCGCAACTTCCTGCAaaggaaaaaaatcaaacattaaAAACTGCCCCAGTACAGGCTCAGTACTCTTCACGCAAGCAATTGCAAGAAAAAGTTGGTGATCTTCAAGAGCAAGTTGAAGGACTGCATGAGTTGCTAAATCAATTAACTATTAAAAATCCACAACTTAAGGAACGTGTTCTATCACTAGCACATCGTAATCCTAAGCTTCGTCAAGTAAAACTTTTTACAACAGCAACATCGTTGGGATCTAATGACATTACTGCGACCACTAGTAGAAATGTTCAAGCATTGCCAACTGCTAAACAGAGGAAGGAATCTGAGGTCTCGAATGCTAGTACAACTACCTCACAAAATAATACAGCTTCCACTGTAAATGACAATGCTAGTACGCAAAAAGGCAGTCGAAAACGAAATCAACACAAGCGTAAAAATAAGATATCCAAGGACTCGAAAAATCAGAAAAGCGAGTTAGAttcattttgcaaatatttgaataatattgtGTCTGAATATTACGGCCCAGAACAAAAGAAAAAGGCGGAAGAGTTGGAGTTCAAAGGAACTTTTGATGATCTGGAATCTTATGCGCAAAAGTTAGTACAAGCTGGAATAGGACGTATAGTTGAGGAAGAAATACGAATTAATCGTAAGAACAACCGTCAATCATTTATTACTATGTCTACGGATAGAGAAGGTGCTGAACGGGATGGAATAATTCTGTTGCCAGTAGCGAGGCGCTATGCCTTTGAAGGCGACATAGTGCGAGCTTTCGTGATGAATAAGGGATTAGGCAATACATCGACCTCTTCACCATCCGACATAATAGCTaaggaagaaaaaaaatcagaaggCGAAAATGGGTCAATAACGGGCGGCAAAGAGAACTCATTTTGCTTAG CTGACGACGAGGATCCCTTCGATGATACCGAATCACCCGATTCCGACGTCGAAGCTGATGTCAATGAACTGGATGCCTCCACTGTTGTCGTACCAGATAATTGCCCGAAATCCTTCGTAATTTCAATAGTCAAGCAAACGCCATTACGTGAAATTGTCGgtacaatttcttttaaaaattccacaaaattGAATGATGAGATCAGTTATTACAAACTAAAAGCACACGATATGCGAGTGCCGATGGTTTACATTCCAGTAAGCGCATGTACCTCACATATAACAGCAGAAAATCAAGCCGATATCTGTGGATTGCTTTATTTGGTGAGAATCATTGAAACGGACCTCAATGGGCATTGCATTGGTGAATTGTTGCAACCGGTTGGTAAAGTTGGTAATGTGGAGGCTGAATTGAAAGCCATACTACTACATAATGGACTGAAGAATATAAAACCTTTTGAACAgcatttcaatgaaatgtaCGCGCAGCCGGATCCACCGATAAGTGCTACTGACTTACGTTTTCGTGAAGATTTGCGCGAAAAATGCGTTTTCACAATTGATCCACTGACTGCCCGTGATCTGGACGATGCTGTCTCTGTGGAGAGTGTGGGCGACGACATCTATGAAATAGGTGTTCATATCTCCGATGTGGCTCATTATCTACAAGAAGACAGTGAATTGGATAATATCGTTAAAGAACGAGCTACTTCCATATATTTGGTGAACGAAGTTATTCACATGCTGCCTCAAACATTGTGCTTTAAGTGCTCCCTACTGCCAGGCGAggataaatttgcattttccgTGTTTTGGCGAATAAATAAACGTGGTGAAATCATTGGTCAACCGCGTTTCACACGCACAGTTATTAATTCATGCGTCCAGTTAGCCTATGAACATGCTCAGAAAGTGATCGACAATCCAAATGAAGATTTTGGCACAGACGATTTCCCCACTATTTGTAACGGCTTCTCCGTTCAAGATATATGTCCACGTGTcgcaattttaaatacaattgcTCAAGAATTGCGCCAGAAGCGCTATGATGGTGGTGCATTATCAATCAATAATCCTAAAATACGGTTTCATTTGGATCCCAAAACCGGTGAAGCTTTGAGCTATGAATTGGATAGTCGACAGGAAGCGAACTTCCTAATTGAAGAATTCATGTTGTTGGCGAATCAGTCAGTGGCTCGGTTCATATACGATCGGTTTCCAGATATATCTATATTACGTAATCATGGTCCACCACTTTCGAAATCGATGAAGAACTTACGGGAAAGGTTGAACAGTTTAGGTCTGGAGTTTGATTGCTCTACCTCAAAGGCAGTGTACGCCAGTATGCAGAAACTGTGTCGTGAGGCAAAAGATCCCGAAGCAATGGACGCTTGTCTGAGTGCGTTACTCACGAAACCTATGGCACGCGCTAA gtACTTCTGTAGTGAAGGTAAAACAGGCGAGAGCGACCTGTGGCATTACGCTCTTTCTATACCTATTTATACACATTTCACAAGCCCCATAAGACGCTACCCGGATATTCTTGTACACAG GGTCCTAGCTGCTGCCTTAGACTACTGTTCGCCACCCAAACGTACACCTGACGAACTGCATATGCTTGCCAAAATTTGTAATGACCAAAAGTACAATGCTAAAAATGCCGGCGATGAATCCATAAATCTTTTCTTTAAACGCTacattaaagaaaaacaatacaTTACCATGCGCGCCGTTGTAACAGAGATTTACCAACACCTATTGAATGTGGTCACTATTGAAACGGGACATTCGATCAGcattaattataaaatgcaaaaagtaTTGGTCGACACCTCAAATGCTCCTGCTTATGTGCTCATTGCTGAACGGAATTCGAAAACTCCGCCAGTGAAGTTGCAAATGTTCTCAACCATCGATGTGAAGCTGGTAATTTGGGATGATAAAATTTGTGGCTTCTTTGTTTCACCGGATCCCAAGCAACGCCAAATCAACAGCATCGAATTGTCAAAGAAGAAGCAGCAAGCAAATAGCAGTGCAAACAATTCGACAAGTGAAAATAGTGGCTCCCGCAAGCAGCGCCATACATCGCAGCGCTCGGTGCAAGAATTGGATGAAAATCAGtcccaacaacaagaacaagcgACAACGTCAAATGGAAAATCGAAGCCAAAGCAGAATAGTAATAGCAAGAAGAATAACGACAAACGTGTTTAA
- the LOC105212284 gene encoding uncharacterized protein LOC105212284: protein MNSKLVILCICVQMCVLASGRPQQLQRQGPIFWNPFLPERPGAGSTTTTPAPPASSTTVPSPRYLACLQACPSTMEYNPVCGSDNQNYHNQFRLECAARCGQAVSLVRMGTCNPL from the exons atgaatTCTAAACTAGTTATATTGTGTATTTGTG tGCAAATGTGCGTGTTGGCGAGCGGGCGTCCTCAACAGCTGCAACGTCAGGGTCCAATCTTTTGGAATCCATTTTTGCCTGAACGTCCAG GCGCCGGTAGCACCACCACTACTCCAGCTCCACCCGCCTCTTCGACCACCGTGCCTTCGCCGCGGTATCTAGCCTGTTTGCAGGCCTGCCCCTCCACCATGGAGTACAATCCTGTTTGTGGTAGCGACAACCAGAATTATCACAATCAATTCCGTCTGGAATGCGCCGCACGTTGCGGTCAAG CTGTTTCTTTGGTGCGGATGGGAACCTGTAACCCCCTATAA